A genomic segment from Kyrpidia tusciae DSM 2912 encodes:
- the pdhA gene encoding pyruvate dehydrogenase (acetyl-transferring) E1 component subunit alpha — translation MDVYRADEPKPLYRVLDEEGSPVGSVPDLAEDRLVGMYRGMVLARTFDERALNLQRQGRIGTYAPFSGQEAAQIGSFAALEKDDWVFPSYRELAGMIYHGLPMERALLYSMGHPDGAKMPEDSRMFPVQIVIASQLLHAVGAGWACRLKGERSVAAAYFGDGATSEGDFHEALNLASVFSVPVVFFCQNNGWAISVPVSHQMRSATVAQRAVAYGIEGIRVDGNDVLAVYEGMLRAVDRARAGEGPTLVEAVTYRLGPHTTADDPTRYRDEEELKRWRERRDPIVRFRKFLENRGIWSEEQERAEWEQARRAVDEAVVRAESYPKADPSFAFEHVYASMTPDLCNQRDEWRARASRREGMQ, via the coding sequence ATGGACGTGTATCGGGCGGACGAGCCCAAACCGCTGTATCGGGTGCTCGATGAAGAAGGGTCACCCGTGGGATCTGTACCGGATCTCGCGGAAGACCGGCTTGTCGGGATGTATCGGGGGATGGTCCTCGCTCGCACCTTTGACGAACGCGCCTTGAATCTGCAGCGGCAGGGACGGATCGGGACGTATGCGCCCTTTAGCGGCCAGGAGGCGGCGCAGATCGGCAGTTTCGCAGCGCTAGAAAAGGACGACTGGGTGTTTCCGAGCTATCGCGAACTGGCCGGGATGATTTATCACGGATTGCCCATGGAGCGGGCGTTGCTTTATAGCATGGGTCATCCGGACGGGGCCAAGATGCCGGAGGATTCTCGCATGTTTCCCGTGCAGATCGTCATTGCCTCGCAACTTCTCCATGCGGTGGGGGCGGGATGGGCCTGCCGCCTGAAGGGCGAGCGGAGCGTTGCCGCTGCGTATTTTGGCGATGGCGCGACCTCCGAAGGGGATTTTCATGAAGCGCTGAACCTCGCCTCGGTGTTCAGTGTGCCGGTGGTTTTCTTTTGTCAAAACAATGGGTGGGCGATCAGTGTCCCCGTGTCCCATCAAATGAGGTCGGCGACTGTGGCGCAACGGGCGGTGGCGTACGGGATCGAAGGGATTCGCGTGGACGGAAACGATGTTCTGGCCGTCTATGAAGGGATGCTCCGGGCTGTGGATCGGGCCCGGGCCGGGGAGGGGCCGACCTTGGTTGAGGCGGTGACCTACCGGTTGGGACCACACACCACAGCGGACGACCCCACCCGATACCGGGATGAAGAGGAGCTGAAAAGGTGGCGGGAACGGCGGGATCCCATCGTGCGATTCCGGAAGTTTCTTGAAAACCGAGGGATCTGGTCTGAAGAGCAGGAGCGCGCCGAATGGGAGCAGGCGAGGCGCGCTGTGGACGAGGCGGTGGTTCGGGCGGAGTCTTATCCTAAAGCGGATCCGTCTTTCGCTTTTGAGCACGTATATGCCTCGATGACACCCGACCTGTGCAACCAGAGGGACGAGTGGAGGGCCCGTGCCTCCCGGAGGGAGGGAATGCAATGA
- a CDS encoding histidine kinase translates to MAEDPFRALVDGMKEGVIVMDRDRTIHYMNPAAEALTGWRVGERAPYCAYCTARSVLPGEERCLLAQNQSLPYFESEMAVYRGKHRSFQMSLAPMSDPGEGGRLVLLIRTVLPKEEDHKWRLSQLLLRETIAAQEAERRRIARELHDNVSQKLFSAYLATHGIRMRLTDPELAKYCHNVAETLQEVMEDVKAVSRSLHPATLDLLGIVPTVRAFCRQWSSHTLRCDFDTNIPDDRRYAPDLELNVYRIIQEATVNAVKHADCTKLDVKLMEDDHRLLVQVADNGKGLRLPAAEGLGIRHMRERAQVLGGVFWLTSELGRGTTVQCTVPLRGDGW, encoded by the coding sequence ATGGCCGAAGATCCGTTTCGCGCATTGGTGGACGGCATGAAAGAAGGCGTTATCGTCATGGATCGGGATCGCACGATTCATTACATGAACCCAGCCGCCGAGGCGTTGACGGGATGGCGGGTTGGAGAGCGGGCTCCGTATTGCGCCTATTGCACGGCGCGGTCGGTGCTGCCCGGGGAGGAGCGATGTCTGCTTGCCCAGAACCAGTCCCTCCCATATTTTGAGTCGGAAATGGCCGTCTACCGAGGGAAACATCGGTCTTTTCAGATGAGTTTGGCGCCGATGTCCGATCCGGGGGAAGGAGGCCGTCTGGTCCTTCTGATCCGTACGGTCTTGCCCAAAGAGGAGGATCACAAGTGGAGGCTTTCCCAGCTGCTACTCCGGGAGACGATTGCAGCTCAGGAAGCAGAGAGGCGACGCATTGCCCGGGAGCTGCACGACAACGTTTCACAAAAGCTGTTTAGCGCTTATCTCGCGACTCACGGCATCCGAATGCGGCTCACGGATCCGGAGCTGGCCAAGTACTGCCATAACGTGGCGGAAACTCTCCAGGAAGTCATGGAAGACGTCAAAGCCGTGTCCCGAAGCCTGCATCCCGCTACGTTGGATCTGCTGGGGATCGTGCCCACGGTCCGGGCCTTCTGCCGTCAATGGTCGAGCCACACTTTACGATGCGATTTTGACACCAACATTCCGGACGATCGGCGGTATGCCCCGGACCTTGAACTGAATGTGTATCGAATCATTCAGGAGGCCACGGTGAATGCGGTGAAACACGCCGATTGCACCAAACTGGATGTGAAACTGATGGAAGATGACCACCGGCTTCTCGTGCAGGTGGCGGACAATGGCAAGGGTTTGAGGCTGCCCGCCGCGGAAGGCCTCGGTATTCGCCATATGCGGGAGCGGGCCCAGGTATTGGGCGGGGTATTCTGGCTGACCTCCGAACTGGGGCGAGGAACGACGGTGCAATGTACAGTGCCTCTCAGGGGGGATGGATGGTGA
- a CDS encoding response regulator has translation MIERRIRVLIVDDHSIVRRGIAFMLSTQPDMEVVGEAADGREAVQKVLALKPHVVLMDLSMPQGLDGIAAAEEIKDQFPEVKVIVLTMYDEDVYLCRLLRNGVEGFLLKQTAGENLIQAIRQVMNGDYWFESELPKEIVDEMKQRPEPENCDEDAVILTEREREVLVFLARGYQNREVAKELNISVKTVENHKANMMRKLGVSTVRELIEYGRRNRLLDLYR, from the coding sequence GTGATTGAGCGGCGGATCCGGGTACTCATTGTCGACGACCATTCCATTGTACGCCGGGGCATCGCGTTCATGTTGTCCACCCAGCCGGACATGGAGGTGGTGGGCGAGGCGGCGGACGGCCGGGAGGCAGTCCAGAAGGTGTTGGCGTTAAAGCCTCACGTGGTTCTGATGGATCTTTCCATGCCCCAGGGTTTGGACGGGATCGCGGCCGCCGAGGAGATCAAAGATCAGTTTCCCGAGGTCAAAGTGATCGTTTTAACGATGTATGACGAAGACGTGTACCTTTGCCGGTTGTTGCGCAACGGGGTGGAAGGCTTCCTCCTGAAACAAACCGCCGGGGAAAATCTGATTCAAGCGATCCGCCAAGTGATGAACGGTGATTATTGGTTTGAGAGCGAATTGCCGAAGGAGATCGTGGACGAGATGAAACAGCGCCCCGAGCCGGAGAACTGCGACGAGGACGCCGTCATCCTGACGGAGCGGGAGCGGGAGGTGCTGGTGTTTCTCGCCCGGGGATATCAAAATCGGGAAGTGGCCAAGGAACTGAACATCAGCGTGAAAACGGTGGAAAACCATAAAGCAAACATGATGCGCAAGCTGGGCGTCTCCACGGTGCGAGAATTGATCGAATACGGCCGCCGGAATCGGCTGCTCGATCTATACCGATGA
- a CDS encoding FAD-binding oxidoreductase has translation MNVSGAIHDLRALLADPDRVTVNETILEHHSHDLTYHAPHLPEAVVFPTDTQEVSRIVRFANENGIPVVPFGVGSSLEGHVIPVRGGITLDLSRMNQILEIRPQDFLARVQPGVTRSQLNQALRSHGLFFPVDPGADATLGGMAATNASGTNAVRYGAMRGQVLGLEVVLPDGRIIHTGGLSVKSSAGYYLTGLFVGSEGTLGVITEVIVRVHGIPEHTAAARAVFPDVESAGRAAVALIGSGMTVGRVELVDAKTIVAVNRFKGTDYLESPTLFLEFSGGRKAVEEDIRLAEELVNSEGCQTFVYEHDPEAVVKLWEARHHAALALMAMAPGKKLMTTDVCVPISHLPGALHAARELMESRGMDGFILGHVGDGNYHAGFAVDADDPGDIARAEEVNAAIVRYALERGGTCTGEHGVGVGKRKYLPEEHGEAVELMRGIKALIDPKGIMNPGKVIPD, from the coding sequence ATGAACGTATCCGGCGCGATCCATGACCTGCGCGCCCTGCTGGCTGACCCGGACCGAGTCACGGTGAACGAAACGATCTTAGAGCACCATAGTCACGATCTGACCTATCACGCCCCCCATCTTCCGGAAGCGGTGGTATTTCCCACCGACACCCAGGAGGTGAGCCGCATTGTACGATTTGCCAATGAAAACGGGATTCCTGTGGTGCCCTTTGGGGTCGGCAGCAGCCTGGAAGGGCACGTCATCCCCGTTCGGGGCGGCATCACGTTGGATTTGAGCCGGATGAATCAAATTCTGGAGATCCGGCCCCAGGACTTTCTCGCCCGCGTCCAACCGGGGGTCACCCGAAGCCAACTCAACCAGGCCTTGCGGAGCCACGGATTATTTTTCCCCGTTGACCCCGGGGCGGATGCCACCCTCGGTGGCATGGCCGCCACCAACGCCAGTGGAACCAACGCGGTGCGCTACGGGGCGATGCGGGGACAGGTGCTGGGCCTGGAGGTGGTGCTTCCGGACGGGCGGATCATTCACACCGGGGGACTGTCGGTCAAGTCTTCGGCAGGGTATTATTTAACTGGGTTGTTCGTCGGCTCGGAAGGAACCTTGGGCGTGATTACCGAGGTGATTGTGCGCGTCCACGGCATCCCGGAGCACACGGCGGCGGCCAGGGCCGTGTTTCCGGACGTCGAGTCGGCCGGACGGGCGGCGGTGGCGCTGATTGGATCGGGGATGACGGTGGGGCGGGTGGAGCTGGTGGATGCCAAGACCATCGTGGCGGTGAATCGCTTCAAAGGCACCGATTACCTGGAAAGTCCGACCCTGTTTCTCGAATTCAGCGGCGGGCGCAAGGCGGTGGAAGAAGATATCCGACTGGCTGAAGAGTTGGTGAATAGTGAGGGTTGCCAGACCTTTGTCTATGAACACGACCCCGAGGCGGTGGTTAAGCTTTGGGAGGCCCGCCATCACGCGGCCTTGGCGCTGATGGCAATGGCTCCGGGGAAAAAGTTGATGACCACCGATGTCTGTGTCCCCATTTCTCATCTGCCAGGTGCCTTGCATGCGGCCCGGGAGTTGATGGAGAGTCGGGGGATGGATGGATTTATTCTCGGACACGTGGGGGATGGCAATTATCACGCCGGGTTCGCTGTGGATGCTGACGACCCCGGAGACATCGCCCGGGCGGAAGAAGTGAATGCCGCGATTGTGCGCTATGCCCTGGAGCGGGGTGGAACCTGCACTGGAGAACACGGGGTCGGTGTGGGGAAACGCAAGTATTTACCGGAAGAGCACGGTGAGGCGGTTGAACTGATGCGGGGAATCAAGGCGTTGATCGATCCCAAAGGGATTATGAATCCCGGCAAAGTGATTCCAGACTGA
- a CDS encoding MFS transporter encodes MSTLIRDERLEESHSQDLQNRRAFWSITLAVGAATTSQGMLIPLLAALDPQGTGNALEAARGTATGAAATVTIYAGLLFSMLFMERVARRIGFQRTVCAGLGAAALSALLFPMFQVASVWLVLRFVLGTALGAVHYGTQTWLGLLTAPARRGRQMALYGFSTGVGFAVGPLGINTLLWGEPVPFLFAAGVLLAAAVPILRIHDVRRDPLPRASSLVSGPDRLSRAFDLYRSALPALTLPFAFGFMESAFNADLPLYAASRGWSLSGVSLALSLFVIGSLIFQMPLGWWSDRFGRGKTLIACSALGAVLFIATASASSTLGFSLGFGLAGAAAGSLFSLSLAYLQDLVDGRELPRANRLAVMHFGAGMVAGPMGGTFVISIFGPDALFWIVAGLFLLYTGGATLWSRRHRNKKPARQRQS; translated from the coding sequence ATGTCGACACTGATTCGAGATGAACGGCTCGAAGAATCTCATTCCCAAGATCTACAGAACCGCCGCGCATTCTGGTCGATTACACTGGCGGTAGGTGCCGCGACCACAAGCCAGGGAATGCTCATCCCCCTACTGGCCGCTCTAGATCCACAGGGCACCGGCAACGCTCTGGAAGCAGCCCGAGGAACTGCGACAGGGGCGGCAGCCACGGTCACCATTTATGCCGGGCTGCTCTTTTCCATGCTGTTCATGGAGCGTGTGGCCCGCCGGATCGGATTTCAGAGAACAGTGTGCGCCGGTCTCGGGGCCGCCGCACTGTCTGCCCTCTTGTTTCCGATGTTCCAAGTGGCTTCAGTTTGGTTGGTTCTGCGGTTTGTCCTGGGAACGGCGCTTGGAGCTGTCCATTACGGCACCCAAACTTGGTTAGGACTTTTGACGGCTCCCGCCCGCAGGGGGAGGCAAATGGCACTGTACGGGTTCTCCACGGGAGTTGGGTTCGCCGTGGGGCCCCTCGGGATCAACACCCTCCTGTGGGGAGAGCCCGTCCCATTCTTGTTCGCGGCTGGCGTCTTGTTGGCGGCTGCGGTACCCATCCTTCGCATCCATGATGTGCGCCGGGATCCACTTCCTCGGGCATCGTCTTTGGTGAGCGGGCCCGACCGCTTGTCCCGCGCGTTTGACTTGTACCGCTCAGCCCTGCCCGCCTTGACGTTGCCCTTTGCCTTCGGATTCATGGAGTCCGCTTTTAACGCAGATCTCCCGTTGTATGCAGCCTCCCGGGGATGGAGCTTGTCCGGGGTCTCTTTGGCGCTGTCGTTATTCGTGATCGGCAGCTTAATCTTTCAAATGCCCCTCGGCTGGTGGAGTGACCGGTTCGGCCGGGGTAAGACGCTCATCGCTTGCAGTGCCCTGGGCGCCGTCCTGTTCATCGCCACCGCCTCCGCGTCTTCGACGCTGGGGTTCTCCCTGGGGTTTGGCCTGGCCGGTGCCGCCGCCGGCTCGCTGTTCAGCCTGAGCCTGGCATACCTTCAGGATCTTGTCGACGGGCGGGAGCTCCCACGGGCCAATCGGTTGGCCGTCATGCATTTTGGCGCCGGTATGGTCGCCGGGCCCATGGGCGGAACCTTCGTCATAAGTATATTCGGCCCAGACGCACTCTTTTGGATCGTCGCTGGGCTATTTTTACTCTACACAGGCGGGGCAACCTTATGGTCCCGTCGGCATCGAAACAAGAAACCTGCTCGACAGCGCCAGAGTTAA
- the gltX gene encoding glutamate--tRNA ligase yields the protein MTDGSVRVRFAPSPTGALHLGGVRTALLNWLFARHTGGRMVLRIDDTDLARSSEAHLRQILEGFRWLGLSLDEGIEEGGAFGPYRQSQRLEIYRRHLDHLIRRSLAYPCYCSAEELKASRESALKEGRTPRYPGTCRHLTPGERAAREAAGQRPVYRLRVDRDQSVVVDDLVRGRVEFAPDQLDDFVIFKSDGWPTYHFATVVDDLEMGITHVIRAEEHLSNTPRHVVLFQLLGGRVPAFAHVPMILAPDRTKLSKRHGATSVDEFRSLGFLPQALVNYCLLLGWSPGDEEEIISLDKAVARFSIDRIVKHAAIYDLRKLEWINGHYLRTMPLDKVWEYARPFFEEAGFVSPKATEAELQAALARLDAVRERVHTLVEAVDAVSYFYRPVTEYDPKGVRKYLQRPETADLLQEARKVLEGAESWDAATLETLYRDLIANRGIKGGELIHPTRLALTGRTVGPGLFEVMALLGREATLDRLAQAIQYLRDQTTPSTTPTGL from the coding sequence ATGACCGACGGCAGTGTACGTGTGAGATTCGCCCCGAGTCCCACCGGGGCCTTGCATCTCGGGGGGGTTCGCACGGCGTTGTTGAACTGGCTGTTCGCCCGACACACCGGGGGGCGGATGGTGTTGCGCATCGACGATACGGATTTGGCCCGCTCCTCCGAAGCTCACTTGCGCCAGATTCTGGAAGGTTTTCGGTGGCTCGGGCTCTCTTTGGACGAAGGGATCGAGGAGGGCGGAGCATTTGGTCCTTATCGACAGTCCCAAAGGCTGGAGATCTACCGGCGACATCTGGACCACTTGATCCGGCGGAGTCTTGCGTATCCCTGTTATTGTTCTGCCGAGGAGTTGAAGGCATCCCGGGAGTCCGCCCTAAAGGAAGGGCGAACGCCGCGGTACCCGGGGACCTGCCGGCACCTAACGCCCGGGGAGCGAGCTGCCCGGGAGGCGGCCGGCCAGCGGCCGGTGTACCGCCTACGGGTCGATCGGGATCAGTCGGTGGTCGTCGACGACCTCGTCCGGGGGCGAGTGGAATTCGCGCCAGATCAACTGGACGATTTTGTTATTTTCAAGAGCGACGGGTGGCCTACGTATCATTTTGCCACGGTGGTGGACGATCTGGAGATGGGGATCACCCATGTGATCCGGGCAGAAGAGCACCTGTCAAACACGCCGCGCCACGTGGTGCTATTTCAACTTTTAGGCGGTCGAGTGCCGGCCTTTGCCCACGTGCCCATGATCCTGGCCCCGGATCGGACCAAATTGAGCAAGCGCCACGGGGCCACGTCGGTGGATGAATTTCGCAGCCTCGGGTTTCTTCCCCAAGCTTTGGTGAATTACTGCCTGCTTCTGGGCTGGTCCCCCGGGGACGAGGAAGAGATCATCAGTTTGGACAAGGCGGTGGCGCGCTTTTCCATCGATCGGATCGTGAAACACGCGGCCATCTACGACCTTCGCAAACTGGAATGGATCAACGGCCACTATCTTCGGACAATGCCCTTGGATAAAGTGTGGGAGTATGCTCGACCATTTTTTGAGGAGGCGGGCTTCGTTTCACCGAAGGCCACCGAGGCCGAACTCCAGGCCGCTCTAGCCCGCCTGGATGCGGTGCGCGAGCGGGTGCACACGTTGGTCGAGGCGGTGGATGCGGTCTCGTATTTTTACCGGCCGGTTACCGAGTACGATCCTAAAGGAGTGCGTAAATATTTGCAGCGGCCGGAGACGGCCGATCTGTTGCAAGAGGCCCGCAAGGTCTTAGAAGGGGCTGAATCGTGGGATGCGGCGACACTGGAGACCCTTTACCGCGATCTCATTGCTAACCGGGGAATCAAGGGCGGAGAGTTGATCCACCCGACCCGCCTCGCTTTGACCGGGCGAACGGTGGGACCGGGATTGTTTGAGGTGATGGCACTGTTGGGACGGGAGGCAACCCTTGACCGTCTCGCCCAAGCCATTCAATATCTTCGAGATCAAACGACCCCTTCCACCACCCCAACCGGGCTTTAA
- a CDS encoding MurR/RpiR family transcriptional regulator: MISASRIGIVCARSTVSLGQFFQFYLHLLGKDVVLFTGDPRMIDLLQRFGPGDVMVGIGFSRYAHWTVEHLRYAKKEERGSWR; encoded by the coding sequence CTGATCTCCGCCTCGCGGATTGGAATCGTCTGCGCTCGGAGCACCGTTTCCCTTGGGCAATTCTTTCAATTTTACCTTCATCTTTTGGGAAAAGACGTGGTGTTATTTACTGGAGACCCGCGAATGATCGACCTTTTACAGCGCTTTGGACCTGGTGATGTGATGGTGGGCATTGGGTTCTCCCGTTACGCCCACTGGACGGTGGAACACCTGCGGTACGCAAAAAAAGAGGAACGTGGATCATGGCGATAA